One window of the Desulfatirhabdium butyrativorans DSM 18734 genome contains the following:
- a CDS encoding ABC transporter permease translates to MISFRRLAAVSRKEGIHIVRDWRSLTLAIAIPILLILLYGYALTLDVKNVPVQVWDRSRTPESRLFLSHLEGSPYFVLVGFCDSYTAIRQALETGSAMVALVIPADFADRLPTASPRPIQVLIDGSDANTARLVLNYVELIALEFGMRITSQLHPIGGGRISPAVELKPRVWYNEEMKSQNAILPGIIAIVLMVIAAMLTSVTIAREWETGTMEQLISTPIRPSELIFGKTLPYMGIGMLDVGIALGMSIWVFGVPFRGSPALLFLMAAVFLTGALFLGMTLSIVLKSQVLANQLAIAIGFLPTLMLSGFVFAIWNMPRPLQWLTMLLPGRYFITILRGIVLKGVGWEVLWIEAVFLLVYAACFITVAHRKLKLELE, encoded by the coding sequence ATGATTTCGTTTCGCAGACTGGCCGCCGTCTCTCGAAAGGAAGGGATTCACATCGTCCGGGACTGGCGAAGCCTGACCCTTGCCATTGCCATCCCGATTCTGTTGATTCTGCTCTATGGCTATGCGCTCACCCTCGATGTGAAGAACGTGCCGGTTCAAGTATGGGACAGATCCCGAACCCCGGAAAGCAGGCTGTTTCTGTCCCATCTGGAAGGATCGCCCTATTTCGTCCTGGTCGGTTTCTGCGACAGCTACACCGCGATCCGGCAAGCACTCGAAACCGGCTCTGCCATGGTCGCTCTCGTCATTCCGGCTGATTTCGCCGATCGTCTGCCGACGGCATCCCCTCGGCCGATTCAGGTGCTGATCGACGGAAGCGATGCCAACACGGCCAGGCTCGTCCTGAACTACGTGGAGTTGATCGCTCTCGAATTCGGAATGCGCATCACATCCCAACTTCACCCCATCGGTGGCGGCCGGATTTCCCCCGCAGTCGAGCTCAAGCCCCGGGTCTGGTACAACGAGGAGATGAAGAGCCAGAACGCCATTCTGCCCGGCATCATCGCCATCGTCCTCATGGTCATTGCCGCCATGCTGACCAGTGTGACAATCGCCCGGGAATGGGAAACCGGGACGATGGAACAGCTCATCTCCACACCCATTCGGCCGTCGGAGTTGATCTTCGGAAAGACCCTCCCCTACATGGGAATCGGCATGCTCGATGTGGGTATCGCCCTCGGCATGAGCATCTGGGTCTTCGGGGTGCCGTTTCGGGGAAGTCCGGCGCTGCTTTTTCTGATGGCCGCCGTTTTTCTGACCGGGGCGCTTTTCCTCGGGATGACGCTCAGCATCGTTTTGAAATCCCAGGTTCTGGCCAATCAACTGGCCATCGCCATCGGATTTCTGCCCACCCTGATGCTGAGCGGGTTCGTGTTCGCCATATGGAACATGCCCAGGCCCCTGCAATGGCTGACCATGCTGCTGCCGGGAAGGTATTTCATCACCATTCTGCGTGGCATCGTTCTCAAGGGCGTTGGCTGGGAAGTACTCTGGATAGAAGCGGTTTTCCTGCTGGTCTATGCGGCCTGCTTCATCACGGTGGCGCACCGCAAACTCAAGCTGGAGCTGGAATGA